The DNA sequence AGAACCTATGATCGCAATTCTTTTTGATTGTAAGTTTGTTTGTGTCTCTTCGCCCCAAAGTTGTACTTGGCGGTGAAAGTATTTCATCATAATGCAGCCTTTAACATAAAAAAGTGATTATATCATAAAAAGTTATATAAGTTTTTCTCGTTTTTTGATCGCATCTCTAAAGCCCCATGCTCTTCTGGCACTCACAACCTCTTTATGAAAGAGATCTACGATCATAAGTTCCTCTTTGTTTCCTAAATGAGAGAGTATTTCACCATTAGGTGAAGCAAGTACGGAATCGCCATAAAATTTCCAGCTGAAATCACCGTCTTGGTACTCTCCAATTCTATTGGCACGTAATATATAGCTGTTATTTGTAAAAGCACGTGTAGTAATGAGTGCTTTCCAGCGTTCGTATGAATCAAAAGTTGAAACGCTCGGCATTAAAATACAGTCAACATTTTTGTTTTTCAGTTTTTTAAATATCTCATCAAAATGAAGTTCAAACCCATTAATAACGGCAAACTTTAGATCATCTATTTTAAAAGTTAGCGGTGCTTTTAGTTTTTCTATCTCATTTGCAAAAAATTTCTCTTCGTTCCAGTGTGTATAGTTGATAAGAATTTGTTGCTGATAATAAGATGTAGAGTTTGGTGCAAATTTTGCGATAGCCTTATAAAGTTTCTTTTTCTTTACAAGTACAATCGGTGCAATGATAGTAATCTCATAAGTACTTGAGAGGTCTTTTAAAATTTTTATTTGCTGAGAAGATTGATCTTTAATCATTCCGATCGACATAGAAGTAAGTTCTTTGAAAAAAGGGTTTAAAATATACTCTCCTAAAAGAAGAAGTTTCACCCCTTTTTTATTGGCGATGCGGATATAGTTTAAAAGCTTTGTAGAACTAAGACCTTGTGAACTTAGTTGTAAGACGGCAGCTTTCATTATTTGTTTTTAATCTCTTGGATTTTGATTTGAGCTTCTTCAAGGATTTTTTGTGCCTCTTGCAGCTCTTTCATACCCGCTTCGTACTCTTTTACACTGTCTTCAAGAGTGATTTCCGGATTCATCAATTTCTCAAGCATTTTTTTTGCATTTTCGAGTTTGAGTTCGAAATTTGTTGTTTCTTCCTTAGCCATTCAGCACCTCCGTTATATATGTGTCGAATTTATTTAATTCTACCAAGAAAGCGTCATGTCCGTAATCACTATCTACACATAAATAGTCACAGTTACTTTTTCCCAGTTTGTCCATCTCGTCTGCAATCTCTTTCATCTCGAAATCTCTAAAGAGTAGGTCATTTTTAAAGCTTATAAGGTGTAGATTCGCACTGATTTTATCTAAAGCATCACTCAGTGAATCAAAACCGCGAGAAAGATCGTAAATGTTGATCGCCTTTGTGATATAAAGATACGAGAGGGGATCAAACCATTTCGTAAAATTATAACCGTTATACTCCAGATATGATTCTACTTGGAATTTTCCAAACAGCTCATAAAGTCCGTCTGTACGTTTGTATTCTCTTCCAAATTTACTTTGCATTGACTCAGGAGATAGGAAGCTGATATGACCTGCCATTCTTCCTATTGCCATACCTGAAAGGCCTTGTTCTTTGATCACTTCAGGATCGTAATATCCTTGTTGAAAATCAGGGTCTTTTAAAATAGCTTCTTGCGCTACTTTGTTAAATGCAATTGCCCATGGTTGTGTAGCATGTGTAGTTGCTAGTGCGATTACTTTATTTGCAAAATTAGGATAGTGGATTGCAAACTGAAGTGCCTGCATACCACCCATACTCCCACCGATAATTGCTTCAACTCTATGGATGTCAAGACGGTCAAAAAGGATTCTTTGAGCTTTAACCATGTCTTTGATGCTGATAACAGGAAATTTATAACGGTATGCTTCGTGATGTGGATGTTGTGTACTAATCGGTCCCGTTGAGCCAAAACAGCTTCCAACCACATTAGAACAAATTACAAAATATTTATTTGTATCGATCGCTTTATTTGGTCCTATTAAACCGTCCCACCATCCGGCTTTACTTTCACCTTCGTAAATACCGGCAGCATGGTGTGAACCTGTAAGAGCGTGACAAACTACGATCACATTAGACTTATCTTCATTCAAAGTCCCGTATGTTTCATATGTAATATCATAAGGCTCTAAGATACGACCACTTTCTAAATAAAGAGGGTTAGTAAAGTGCTCCGTATGTGTTTGCAGGTTTAAACTCAAAATTATGCGCTCTTTAAAATTGTTTTTGTAATTCTAGCAAAAGTCACTTAAGGATACCTCATTAAGCATCTAAAGCTTGTTTCATATCTGCAATCAGATCATCTGCACATTCAAGTCCGCAGCTTATACGGATAAGTCCTGATGGTACGCCACACGCTTCTAGTTCTTCTTCATTAAGCTGTTGGTGTGTAGTTGAAGCAGGGTGTGTAATAATTGACTTGCTGTCTCCAATATTTACAACAAGTGAGTAAAGCTCTGTTGCATTTACAATTTTTTCAGCTTCTTCCAAAGAGTCCACTTCAAAACTAAGAAGACCGCTAGAAAGTCCGTTTTTAAAATATTTTTGTGCCATTGCATAGTTAGGATTACTTGGAAGTCCTGGATAGTTTACTTTTTTTACTTTTGGGTGAGACTCTAAAAATTCTGCAAGCTTTTGTGCATTGTTAGAGTGCTCCTTCATTCTGATAGCCAGAGTTTCAATCCCTTGAATAAACAGCCAAGAGTTAAAAGGTGAAACAACAGCACCTAGATCACGTAAAAGAGAGAGTCTTGCACGAAGTGTAAAAGGCGGCAGTCCAACTTCTGTATATACAAGCCCGTGATACGATTCATCTGGTTCATTGAAATGTGCATAACGAGGGTTGTTTTTTAGTTTTTCAACAATGTTTTCTCTTTCAACTAATATACCGCCAATTGCCAAACCTTGACCTGTAGTATATTTTGAAGCACTGTGAACTACTACATCTACACCAAGTTTTAAAGGGTTACATAAAATAGGAGTTGCTACCGTATTGTCAACTACTGTTAAAATATTGTGTTTGTTGGCAATCGCTACAATTGCTTCAATATCGGCAACATCAATACTTGGATTTGTAAGAGATTCAAAAAAGATTACTTTTGTTTTTTCATCAACTAAAGCTTCAATTTCAGAAGGATTATGTACGTTATAAAAACGAGCTTCAATACCAAAACGTTTAAGTGTATGAGCAGTTTGCGTTAAACTCCCACCATAAAGTTGTTTTGCACAAACAATGTTGTCTCCTGCTTCAGCTGCATTTGCAAAAGCGTAAAAAATTGCACTCATACCACTCGAAGTTGCAAGTGCTGCAGCACCCCCTTCAAGTTCTGC is a window from the Sulfurimonas sp. C5 genome containing:
- a CDS encoding carbon-nitrogen hydrolase family protein, which translates into the protein MKAAVLQLSSQGLSSTKLLNYIRIANKKGVKLLLLGEYILNPFFKELTSMSIGMIKDQSSQQIKILKDLSSTYEITIIAPIVLVKKKKLYKAIAKFAPNSTSYYQQQILINYTHWNEEKFFANEIEKLKAPLTFKIDDLKFAVINGFELHFDEIFKKLKNKNVDCILMPSVSTFDSYERWKALITTRAFTNNSYILRANRIGEYQDGDFSWKFYGDSVLASPNGEILSHLGNKEELMIVDLFHKEVVSARRAWGFRDAIKKREKLI
- a CDS encoding O-acetylhomoserine aminocarboxypropyltransferase/cysteine synthase family protein — protein: MDIQTKALHAGYEKDSQGTMAVPIYQTTAYEFRDVEHAANLFALKELGNIYTRLNNPTTDVFEKRFAELEGGAAALATSSGMSAIFYAFANAAEAGDNIVCAKQLYGGSLTQTAHTLKRFGIEARFYNVHNPSEIEALVDEKTKVIFFESLTNPSIDVADIEAIVAIANKHNILTVVDNTVATPILCNPLKLGVDVVVHSASKYTTGQGLAIGGILVERENIVEKLKNNPRYAHFNEPDESYHGLVYTEVGLPPFTLRARLSLLRDLGAVVSPFNSWLFIQGIETLAIRMKEHSNNAQKLAEFLESHPKVKKVNYPGLPSNPNYAMAQKYFKNGLSSGLLSFEVDSLEEAEKIVNATELYSLVVNIGDSKSIITHPASTTHQQLNEEELEACGVPSGLIRISCGLECADDLIADMKQALDA
- a CDS encoding homoserine O-acetyltransferase; this translates as MSLNLQTHTEHFTNPLYLESGRILEPYDITYETYGTLNEDKSNVIVVCHALTGSHHAAGIYEGESKAGWWDGLIGPNKAIDTNKYFVICSNVVGSCFGSTGPISTQHPHHEAYRYKFPVISIKDMVKAQRILFDRLDIHRVEAIIGGSMGGMQALQFAIHYPNFANKVIALATTHATQPWAIAFNKVAQEAILKDPDFQQGYYDPEVIKEQGLSGMAIGRMAGHISFLSPESMQSKFGREYKRTDGLYELFGKFQVESYLEYNGYNFTKWFDPLSYLYITKAINIYDLSRGFDSLSDALDKISANLHLISFKNDLLFRDFEMKEIADEMDKLGKSNCDYLCVDSDYGHDAFLVELNKFDTYITEVLNG
- the xseB gene encoding exodeoxyribonuclease VII small subunit, with the protein product MAKEETTNFELKLENAKKMLEKLMNPEITLEDSVKEYEAGMKELQEAQKILEEAQIKIQEIKNK